In Komagataeibacter sucrofermentans DSM 15973, the genomic window CCTGTTCATGGGCCAGGGTGCGGAAGCGTTCCTGCTCTTCCAGCGTGGCGGCGTGGGCATCTGCCCCGATGGTCCATTGCCGGTCCGGGTAGTGTAACTGAAAGATCTTTCTGGCCAGCCGTTCAATGTCTTCAGGCGTATAGGACATGGGGCTGCTTCCCGCATTTGTCTCGACATATTCAGGAGCGATAGCCGGGCCATCCTGCGGATGGCCCGGAAAACAGGGCAGGCGGATCAGACGCCCACCGTCAGTCAAATGACCGGCGCAGGCATGGCGGGGCCTCAGGCGAAGGCTTCATCCCACGTGCCCTGCGTCGCACCGCGGCTGTATTCGGTGGCGCGGTTTTCAAAGAAGTTGGTGTGTTCCACCGCGTTCATCATCTCGTCAATCCACGGCAGCGGATTGCTCGGCACGTCATAGATCGGGGCCAGTTCAAGCCCGATGAGGCGGCGGTTGGCGATGAAGCGGATATACTGCTTGACCTCCTCGGCGCTCAGCCCCTGCACCGGGCCCATGCGGAAGGCGAGGTCGATGAAGCGGTCCTCGTTGGTTACGATCTCGCGGCAGGCTTTATGGATGGCGGCTGCGACGGCGGGCTTGTCGATCTGGTGGCCGAATTCCTGCATGTAGGTCTTGAACAGGCGCGTGATGGATTCAACGTGCAGGCTCTCGTCGCGCACCGACCACGTCACGACCTGGCCCATGCCCTTCATCAGGTTATGGCGCGGGAAGTTGAGCAGCATGGCAAACGACGCAAAAAGCTGCAGCCCTTCGGTAAAGCCCGCGAACACGGCCATGGACAGGGCCGTGTTGTAGTGGTCCTCCATGTTGAAGCGCTTGAGGAACTCATGCTTGGCGGCCATTTCCTCATATTCGAGGAAGGCGGCATATTCCGTCTCGGGCATGCCGATGGTGTCGAGCAGGTGGCTGTAGGCAGCCTGATGGATGCTTTCCATGTTCGTGAATGCCGAGAGCATCATGCGCACTTCGGTCGGCTTGAAGCGCGGCATGTACAGGTCGATATAGGCGTTCTCGACCTCGGTATCCTGCTGGGTGAACAGCCGGAAGATCTGGGTGACCAGATAGCGCTCGGTTTCGGACAGGTTGTTGTTCCAGTCCTTCACGTCATCGCCGAGGGGAATTTCCTCGGGCAGCCAGTGCAACTGCTGCTGGGTCTGCCATGCCTCATACGCCCACGGGTAGCGGAAAGGCTTGTAGACCGGGCTGGGCGAGAGAAGATTCGGTGTGTCTTTGCTCATGAGTCGTCCCTTAGCCAAAATGGGGCCTGATGATAAGCATCATCATGGTCTATATGAGAGGGGACAGCATCCCTGCATTAGAGGACATACACCATGGAGCGAGGTGTATGAAAACGTTTTCCCTGCAAACAGGCACTCTTTTGATTTGAAAAGTTTTTGGTGGAGCTTTTTTCAAAAAGCTTCAGGAAACGCCGCTTTTTTGAAAAAAGGCGGCGCCCAGAAACTTTTATTTTCATCAGGGTCTGTCATCAGCATGCGCCGAGGGGCTGGCGCGCAGGGGCGGCCCCTGTATGCCCTCACCGTTATGGTGGGTCGGCTCCGGACCGTAACAGCCGCCAAGCAGCAAGGTCAGGAGCAAAGCGGCGAGGGGACAGGAGATCAGGCGCATCATGGCCTCCGGGGAATACCGCCTGAACGCGGCAGGCAGGCGGGAGTTTGTATGGGCGCTATGCCCCGCAACGCGGCGCGGGCATCCAATCCATTTTGTTTCCGCATGGCGGTGCGATACACCGGGCGCGGACAGAGGCACGATGGGCAGGGTGAATGCATCAGGTTGAGCGATGGATGCGGCGGATCGCAGTCGGGCTGGTCATCCCCATGCCGCTGCTGCTGCTTTATGCCCTTGCCCCGGCAGAAATCGTCATGACTGCCGTGGCGGTCCTGTTTGCGGCCCACTGCCTGCTGCGACGAGACTGGAACTGGTTGCGACAGGGCTGGGTGGGGGCGGCCGGACTCCTGTGGGTGCAGATCATGCTGGCTTCCTTTATTGCCGGGCATGGCGTGGCGCAGGCCGCAGCGTTCGTGCGGTATTTTGTCTTTGTCGCCGCCCTTCAGCACTGGGTCCTGCCCGATCCGCGCATGCGCCAGATTCTGGCCCGGGCTTACGGGGCCGTGGCCGTGTGGCTGGTGGCGGGGTGCTGGCAGCAATATCTGTGCGGGCGGAATTTCATGGGGTACGGACGATGGGCGGATGGCGCGCTGCTCGGCCCGTTATGGGCACCGCGCGCGGGGCATGCGCTGGTCATGACGGCATTGCCGGGCCTGTTTCCGCTGGCCATTGACCTTGCGCGGCGCGAGGGCGCGAGGGGGCGGGTCATGGCCGAGATTCTGCTGCTGGGGCTGGTGGTGACCATGGTGCTGATAGCCCAGCGCATGCC contains:
- a CDS encoding ribonucleotide-diphosphate reductase subunit beta, giving the protein MSKDTPNLLSPSPVYKPFRYPWAYEAWQTQQQLHWLPEEIPLGDDVKDWNNNLSETERYLVTQIFRLFTQQDTEVENAYIDLYMPRFKPTEVRMMLSAFTNMESIHQAAYSHLLDTIGMPETEYAAFLEYEEMAAKHEFLKRFNMEDHYNTALSMAVFAGFTEGLQLFASFAMLLNFPRHNLMKGMGQVVTWSVRDESLHVESITRLFKTYMQEFGHQIDKPAVAAAIHKACREIVTNEDRFIDLAFRMGPVQGLSAEEVKQYIRFIANRRLIGLELAPIYDVPSNPLPWIDEMMNAVEHTNFFENRATEYSRGATQGTWDEAFA